One Augochlora pura isolate Apur16 chromosome 10, APUR_v2.2.1, whole genome shotgun sequence DNA window includes the following coding sequences:
- the LOC144476363 gene encoding uncharacterized protein LOC144476363, translating into MWLQAITVFSLIVSSVSQNTLDLSGLGIKREDFFLRLQKTINLAKVTNLILRNNKFDNFVDCSTNLTSLKYLDLSQNHLQQFFFLCQDEYNLQTLNISHNKLQYINHDALNHRIPNLKILDLSSNVLSFVNETMLEHFEVLTYLSLANNPMNDGIHVNAFSNLKQLQYLNLSNTSLSYVSTELFKPLTNLSTLDLSSNPITAVPVLPSTIVELDLSNTMMTDFKNISLPGLRELKLNDMRNLEVLRFDDLENLPNLKTLSLTGSKKLTYLSTDRHDEKRFPLLMQLSVNNCNLKTLDRSFLWIIKRISIINLDGNPWNCDCKMNWIKENELKTLSRDIKCYTPERDRDKRLSEVPEHDLECESDSTVFYPVLWACIMLLVVAFVFAIGFFFLRRPIGAWKIDRNCDTVRYTNVDASPNDMLRILPCETCDRSGE; encoded by the exons ATGTGGCTTCAAGCGATCACAGTTTTCTCGTTAATTGTTTCTTCGGTCTCGCAAAACACG CTGGATCTATCAGGCCTCGGCATAAAACGGGAAGACTTCTTTTTGAGACTTCAGAAAACGATTAATCTGGCGAAAGTGACAAATCTTATCCTTCGAAACAACAAGTTTGACAACTTTGTCGATTGTTCCACTAATCTGACGAGTTTAAAATACTTGGATCTCTCGCAGAATCATCTTCAGCAATTCTTCTTCTTGTGCCAGGACGAGTATAACTTGCAGACGTTGAATATCAGTCACAATAAATTACAGTACATCAACCACGATGCCCTCAACCACAGAATCCCGAACCTCAAAATTCTCGATCTATCATCGAACGTGTTATCGTTTGTCAACGAAACTATGTTGGAGCACTTCGag GTTCTGACATATCTTTCGTTAGCCAACAATCCTATGAACGATGGTATCCACGTGAATGCGTTCTCGAACTTGAAGCAGCTGCAGTATTTGAATCTCAGCAACACATCATTATCCTATGTTTCTACGGAATTGTTCAAACCATTGACTAATTTAAGTACACTAGATTTATCGAGTAATCCTATAACAGCTGTACCAGTGTTACCAAGCACAATAGTAGAACTCGACCTTTCCAACACTATGATGacagatttcaaaaatatcagTTTGCCGGGCTTACGTgaactgaaattaaatgatatgCGAAACCTAGAAGTGCTACGTTTCGACGATCTTGAAAATTTACCCAACTTAAAAACGTTATCTCTAACCGGCTCGAAGAAGTTGACGTACTTGTCAACTGACAGGCACGACGAAAAGCGTTTCCCACTACTGATGCAACTGTCGGTAAATAATTGCAATCTAAAAACGCTCGATCGTAGCTTTCTGTGGATAATAAAGagaatatcaattataaacTTGGATGGGAATCCTTGGAACTGCGACTGCAAGATGAACTGGATAAAGGAGAACGAACTTAAGACTCTCAGCCGAGATATCAA ATGTTACACCCCAGAACGCGACCGCGACAAACGGCTGAGCGAGGTACCGGAACATGACCTCGAGTGTGAAAGTGACTCTACGGTGTTCTACCCCGTTTTATGGGCCTGCATCATGTTGTTAGTCGTGGCGTTCGTATTTGCGATTGGCTTCTTCTTCCTCAGGCGACCAATTGGTGCGTGGAAAATCGACCGAAATTGTGACACGGTCAGGTACACGAATGTCGATGCATCCCCGAACGACATGTTGAGAATTCTGCCTTGCGAGACATGCGACCGTAGCGGGGAATAA
- the LOC144475749 gene encoding FERRY endosomal RAB5 effector complex subunit 3, which translates to MNASEEEHVEKTFVYKFPTCATNQEYVLEIPLKIPYYGSIKELMHRIVSSFKLPCYVEPDLLQSLENTIKELTLQFYDEKAENALENAISGTTDIEEIIKNWEKTYKQKTVDYADPIGTTDEELFAAAYHRLVHSPSLEPILQAEHKFGRDVTEVIQMRDTHYEQLTQNQTEEMRKAVEALEAGSTEKSINEMAGRHFEEQSLMQGHWGSRVDALKLEQRRQYRNWIMRLLEEQQTNMLPTPMGSPMVSTPPIRPALDNFVHIEDKTTADYPILEESFTIHLGSQMKQMHNIRILTGDVLDFCRIKKSESGMDPTPQRLQTALGLYSSDLCGLVLLSDNHLGSYSGITKELCSICQLTTEFHFPPIDEQLEKIRDDVKDAVAWRRAHHKEGIETQTKKSTTSKSLQTGDVYITRHSNLAQVHVIFHMVVNDTLRSGDINSRHPAILGLRNILKTACCNDVTTLTIPVLLVHEMTEEMTVAWCTKRAELVFKCVKGFMIEMASWGGAELKNLQFLVPKGMSEEVFGTLATMLPSIFRVSNPLVFKATSTPQTPKK; encoded by the exons ATGAATGCGTCAGAAGAAGAACATGTGGAAAAGacttttgtatataaatttccaACGTGTGCAACAAATCAGGAATATGTATTGGAAATACCATTAAAAATACCATACTATGGTTCGATAAAAGAACTAATGCACCGCATTGTGTCATCATTTAAATTACCATGTTATGTGGAACCAGATTTACTGCAGTCTTTGGAAAACACTATTAAAGAGCTAACATTACAATTTTACGATGAAAAAGCGGAGAATGCCTTAGAAAATGCAATATCAGGAACTACAGACATTGAAgagattataaaaaattgggaGAAAACGTATAAACAAAAGACAGTTGATTATGCAGATCCGATTGGAACAACTGATGAAGAGTTATTTGCAGCTGCATATCATAGATTGGTACATTCTCCATCATTGGAACCTATTTTGCAAGCAGAGCACAAATTTGGAAGGGATGTAACAGAAGTCATTCAAATGAGAGATACACATTATGAGCAACTTACTCAAAA tcAAACGGAAGAGATGCGCAAAGCTGTAGAAGCTCTAGAGGCTGGCTCTACTGAAAAATCTATAAACGAGATGGCTGGACGACACTTTGAAGAACAAAGTTTAATGCAAGGGCATTGGGGATCTAGGGTTGATGCACTGAAGTTAGAACAAAGACGACAATATCGGAATTGGATTATGAGACTATTAGAAGAGCAGCAGACTAATATGTTACCAACTCCAAT GGGTTCTCCAATGGTGTCAACACCACCCATTCGACCAGCCTTAGACAATTTTGTTCATATCGAGGATAAGACGACCGCAGATTATCCCATTTTGGAAGAGAGTTTCACTATACACTTGGGTTcacaaatgaaacaaatgcACAATATACGTATACTAACGGGAGATGTATTAGATTTTTGTAGGATAAAGAAAAGTGAGTCTGG AATGGATCCAACGCCACAGAGGCTTCAGACAGCTTTAGGATTGTATTCTAGTGATTTGTGTGGATTAGTATTATTGAGCGACAATCACTTAGGAAGTTATTCTGGAATAACAAAGG AATTGTGTTCCATTTGTCAATTGACAACAGAGTTCCACTTTCCACCAATTGACGAgcaattagaaaaaataagaGACGACGTTAAGGATGCTGTTGCCTGGAGACGAGCGCATCACAAAGAAGGGATTGAAACCCAG ACGAAGAAATCGACGACGAGTAAAAGTTTGCAGACAGGAGACGTTTACATTACAAGGCACTCGAACTTAGCACAAGTGcatgtaatttttcatatgGTAGTAAATGATACTTTGAGATCCG GCGATATCAATTCGAGACACCCGGCGATTCTGGGATtgcgaaacattttaaaaactgcGTGCTGCAATGACGTGACCACGCTTACTATCCCCGTACTTCTTGTTCATGAAATGACAGAG GAAATGACTGTGGCATGGTGTACGAAACGAGCAGAATTAGTTTTTAAATGCGTAAAAGGATTCATGATAGAAATGGCGTCATGGGGTGGTGCCGAATTAAAGAATCTGCAATTCCTTGTCCCAAAG GGGATGTCCGAAGAAGTGTTTGGCACACTAGCCACGATGTTACCCAGCATATTTCGTGTATCGAATCCGCTGGTGTTCAAAGCAACCAGCACGCCGCAAACTCCAAAAAAGTGA